The Pelodiscus sinensis isolate JC-2024 chromosome 32, ASM4963464v1, whole genome shotgun sequence genomic sequence CCTCTGCCTTGTTCCCACAGAGTAGAGTCAAATGTCAGAAATTTGAGGGTTTTCCAAGAAGTTGTCCCTGCTGCGCACTCAGCTCCCCATGaaagggccccgggctccattcatgcccctgaccagccctttccttGTTTTCATccagaaacagacacaagccgagaggcagaggattgtggccgagtttcagcagctgcggcagttcctggaggttcaagagcgactcctgctggcccagctggagaagctggacgaGGAGATTGTGAGGCTCCAGGCTGACAATGTCCGGAAACTCTCCGCGCAGATTTCCTGTCTCAGCCAGCTGAtcggggagctggaggggaagtgtcagcagCCAGCgtgtgaattcctgcaggtgagactgagggagaaacatcccagctccacgcacagggaagggaggctcctgaatcacaagcgCTGGGGTCACAGCCgtcagatctgggtgtaactGGGCGTGTGCATTGCTGACATGtgagtgactgttgtgctttgcagagcTACAGGCACAGAgatattagagatggcaaagccccattcgctCAGGGGAATCACAGATTTGTGAAATCCCTTCTCTAGCCCCTGTGTGTGTCCgatggggctgagattcttttttttctctctctcccctccaggatGCCAGAAGTGCTTTGAGCAGGTAGGTGGCTCCCTCACCCCCCTCACGCTGCCCAACTCTGGGAaggagcttggagctgatgtgaGCACCACATCCCCCCagggctctacagccagatgtgAAGGGAAGGGCACAGGCTGGGCACAAACCTCCATGGTCAATTTCAGCCCGAGGGTCTCACGCTggcacagcagactctggaattctccATTCAGGGGCACAGTCTGACCTCAAGTGTTTCCTAGAGCTGTcgcctccctggggactggctgcctcccgactgtgtgtgggggtggaacatgggcctgtcactgctgggcgTTGGGCACCGTTCAGCCTAAGGCAGTAAGGGTCAAGAGTCTTTCCCGCccaagggctgtttggagacctgtgtggcatgagctggggaggggggagctggtgtctcagtcttgTTCCGAGCGGGCAGATTcccacagcccttcccctgggaacctcctgttCCTCAGCGCCTGGAGGCCCACACGTGAGCTGGCCGTGGAGTCTCAATTCCCCTTTTGTCCCCAGAGCTGATCTCCCCAGGCCAGATTTCAAGAatattaaggctacgtctagattggcaagatttagagcaaatactctaaacgcaagagtttttgcgtttgagtatttgagtaagagagtgtctacactggcatgtgcctttgcgcgaaagatttgcttttgtgcaaaagcatccgtgccagtgtagacgctctcttgggcaagaaagctctgacggccattttaaccatcaggctttcttgcgcaagaacttgatgttacctgtctacactggcgtcttgcgcaagaacacttgcacaagaggacttatccctgagcaggagcgtcagagtatttgcgcaagaagccctgatttcatacagtagaacgtcagtgttcttgcacaaatactcgtggccagtgtagacaggcggcaagattttgcgcaaaatcatgccaatgtagacacagcgtaAGAAATCCGTTGAGGGGAAGATTGAATGGCCAGGGGAGAAGCACAGAGATTCTAACTCCAAGCCCATGAGAGCAGTGACTCGGTAGCCAGAACTGAAGAAGTGAGTCACTCAGTGCAGTATCACCCTGTGACATTGTTTCTCTCCAGGTGTGAGACAGGGCAGTTCCAGCAGCCCGAGGAGATTTCTCTTGAGCTGGAAAAACGAATCGGTGGTTTCTCCCAGAAAGCTACTGCCCTGTCGGAGAgtctgagggagttcaaaggtacctagaagggatcAAGGAGGAGAAAGTGACCGTTTAGATTTTGAGGGCTGCCCTTTAGGCCCCAGGGCTTGGTTCTCAGAGCGGCTGGGCCCCCTGCCTGGAAGTAGCCCATACTCTGGCACAgttcagagctgcctctggaACCAAGGCTGCCTCTGTTTTAAGCAGCCCTCAAGCATGACGTCAGGGGTTCCAACTTTAGGGTGGGCTACTGACTCCTCTGCTCTCCATACATGGATTGAATGACTTGAACGACAAGCCGTCAATGAAAGGCCATTTCTTAGACCTGCACCCAGCCTGTCACAGAGccccttctaaacagtaagagctaggaccagccAGTTCGGAGCACAGCTTCCTCTTGCCAccccttaaagcaaggtcagggtttggttgtgccaggacaatgggatgtgcccagaatgggattgtttctcagaaaaccagaaaacaaagcaaatcaccaggcaggtgtaGGGGGCTGTCTGAGGGCATGGCCCCCAGGACTGTTCCAAACCCAAGCCTCCTACCACCTAGGTACAATTTAGGGAAGACCAGGAGCTGCAGAAGCCATGGAGAGAGGCTTCTTGCCTGGCCCCAAGTGGCTGCAGTGAGAGATGGCTGGGGTTGTCTGGGGCATCCTGCCTGCttaacccctcacccccagcctcagcccccaagcaatgatttaaatgaaccataagaacataagaagggtcagaccaaaggtccatccagcccagtatcctgtctgccaatagtggccaatgccaggtaccccagaggaagtgacctgaacaggtaatgatcaagcgatctatctcctgctatccatctccaccctctggcaaacagaggctaggggcaccattccttacccatcctggctaatagccattactggacttaacctccatgaatttatctagctcttttttaaaccctgttatagtcctggccttcacagcctcctcaggcaaggagttccacaggttgactgtgcgctgtgtgaagaagaacttccttttatttgttttaaacctgctgcccattcatttcatttggtgacccctagtttttatatttcaggaataagtaaataacttttccttgttcactttctccacaccatgtacgttttcattttatttcaataaTAAACCCACAacaatgaattgagttaaggagtTGAGTGGCACTGGCTAAATCTTCTAGTCTAGACTATCGCACAAGAGACCCAGAAATCTTCTATTATTAAATACCGGTGTTTgtctcagtggctacgtctagactggcatgattttctggaaatgcttttaatggaaaagttttccattaaaagcattttcggaaaagcgcgtctagattggccatggacacttttccgcaaaagcactttttgcggaaaagcgtccgtggctaatctagacgcacttttccgcaagaaagccccgatcaccattttcgcaatcgggacttttttgcggaaaacaaatctcagctgtctacactgggacttttgcgcaaaagctttgcgcaagagggacttttgcccgaacgggagcagcatagtatttccacaaaaagcactgatttcttacagtaggaagtcagtgctttcgtggaaattcaagtagccagtgtagacagctggcaagtttttccggaaaagcggctgattttccggaaaaactggccagtctagacacagccagcctgttCTGTCATAGTTTAAATGCAGTCTGTGTGGAGGGGGATGCTGTTATAAATATGAGAGCCTGAAATCTCACCTCCTTTTTATCCTTTTGcccaccagacactctgccaTTTGCCCTGgagggagcaagaggaaaatccctagGAGCATTCAGACAGGGTGAGACTTCAAGTGgagattaaattaaatatttaaatgtctTTAAAAGAAGAGAAAATTCCAGTGAAAGCATTTTCCTGAGACTGTAGCtaaagttaccaaccaaacccacAGCGACCGTGCCACGCTCAGCCCTGAAACTAACCCACTGACCAGTGAGGAGACCCAGAGGCACATGTGACCAGGGGGCCTGTGGCCTGCCCATTTTAAGAAGTGGCCTTCCTACATCTTAACATGAGGATAGTCTGGGGACTGTGACCCCACAAGCTGCAAGCcctgggcggggctggagctttgcagacaggggctgcgcTTTGTGGTGGGGCATCTGATcagctctctcccccaccccctgccctcaatGAAatacagcccctgcctggggcagaggcagcctcTTCCCTGTGCTGGTCCCTCCCAGTGGTCTCACCTCTGCGCCTCTTCCTCCCAGGCCTTGGCCAGgctggaaggcagagctggtctgGTCCCCATTGAGCCTGGGCAGCTTTGAAGAGCCCtggaccctccacctgccctgggcaggCACTTCAGGGAGCAGGCatgtgggctgggggctgctctcaaGGCCCCTGGATCTTGACCCAGGCCAGGTAGAGAGTCAGAGTCTCTCCACAGCAGCCAAGGCTCCCAGTCTggccaaggggtggggcctcagtcgCAAGAAAAGTGGGGCAGAGCCATGGAAGATCATGGGCTCTGGAGCCTcgtatcctccccccccccgcaacacaCACCCACCCATCACATATGACCAAGATTCCAGAACTCCCGGGGGGACCCCTAGCTGATGTGACCAAGATTCCAGAACTCCCgggggggaatccccagctgatgtGACCAAGATTCCGGAActcccagggggatccccagctgATGTGATACACACACATTCCTGACACCCACGTTGGGGCTGAGTTCCTGCCCAGGCGGCTGCACCGATACCCGCTCCCCGAGTAGCACCCGCCCCAAGCTCTGCACACAAGCGAGGAAACGGATGAAGTGGGTCCAACTCCACCAGGTGAGGCACTGCAGTGACAGCTCGGCTCAGCCTCAGGGGCCGAGGGCGGAGGCAGCTCCTGGGAACCCAGGCCCGTCCCAGCCACAACAGGGCTGCTGGGGTGGGTGAGAAATGGCCCCAGCATCTCCCTGGGCTGAGCTTGGCCCCTCACACTCTGATTCTCTCCCCGCAGTgactgtgactctggatccagacacggctcatCCTGACCTCGTCCTGTCCGGGGATCGGAAAGGTGTGAGGCAGGCGGACACACGGAAGCCACGGCCCAAGAACCCTGAGAGATTTGACTCTGAGCTCTGTGTGCTGGGCTGTGAGAGattcacctcggggagacattgctgggaggtggaggtggggaatgggggatactgggctgtgggggtggccagagagtctgtgaaCAGGAAGGGACAGATCAGTCTTACCCCAGAGGGGGGGATCTGGGCCGTGCGGCTGTGTGGGGAGCATTTCCTGGCTCTCGCCTCCCCTGCAACCTCCCTACCCCTGAGCCGGGCCCCCAGCAGGATCCGGGTTTGCCTggactgtgaccgggggcaggtgacatttataAATGCTGGTGACGaggccccgatcttcactttcccacCCGGCTCCCTCCTGGGGGAGAGAATCCGCCCCTGGTTCCgggtggggctgggatccccGCTCCAACTGTGTCCCTGAGACTCCCAGGGGGCACTCtggcctcacacaccccagtctcTGTCTCGTCTCCCTGTGCACTGGCTGTCTTGCTGTCTCGGTGACGACCCTGGAGGCAGCTGCAGGTCTCAGCTCTGGGCAGCCTCTGGCCTTTCCCACCCCAGAAAGCACCGAGCCACAGGGGCAGatgtggggccaggcagctgtGGGGTGGCAGAGCCACGGCTaattacagttcatcttcaagtttgacacaatcaactcaggattaaacaaagactgtgaatggctcgctaactacaaaagcagcttctcctctcttggaattcacacttccaggtcagctactagaagtgggcctcatcctccctgattggatccacctcatctccagcctgatcctggccttcatatttatacctgcctctggaaatttccactacatgcatgtgatgaagtgggtctttgcccacgaaagcttatgccccaacactacagttagtctataaggtgccacaggactcgtctCCACTTTAGCTAATGAATTGGGGTTTGGGGAGAAGCTGAAGGCTCTGCACCCGCAGGGCGCCTGGAAGAGGGAGACCCGGGGATCAGGGATTATGCATTCACTCCGATACCACAGTAGAAATGAGGGGCTAACGCAGACCCCATAGAAAGGGCTTTCCCATCTGCGCAGTAAATCTGCCTCTGGGAGAGGCCGTAATTAAAGTTTTCACAGCTGGGAGGAATGTCGCCAGGCCAACCTAATTTTCATATGTCAACCGGGACACAGGAAGAATAAAGCCGTACGCCTACGCTCCAGTCGCTACTAGAGCACAGGGCTCCCTGCCCACACAAAGGTGGGGCTCTGGGAAAGGGAGCTGCCGGCTGCTTTTTGTTTCTACCCTGTTCAGGGCACAGGAATGTGCCGACGTTGTTTGTAAATAATAAAGTTTGCACCAAAGAAACCCCCCCGACGCCTACAATTAATGTCTCCTGCCAGTGGCAGAACCGAGCGAGGCCCCAAAGACTGGCTGGGGGTTGAGGCCAAAGGTGCCAGGGTACTTCCTGTGTCGGGATCTAGCCCCACGGCAGCAAACGTGTAGGTAGGAACATTTGCAGAGAGCCCGGCGGCTCAGAACCTGGGCCGAGAAGCAGGTCGCGGCTCACTGGGGATTTCAGCATGTGCAGCTCTGTGTGCCGAGCCGACCCCAACGTCCCTGCTCTCCAAGCCAACGCGCCTCCCCCAGAGTCACACAAACCCCAACATGGAGCCCTGGCTTGTATTTCCCCCCagcagcaccagccccactgGGGTTATAGGCTCAGGACTGGCCCGAGGAGACAAAatggcaggaggagatgggggcagCTGGAATGCGGGGGGGATGGGTCAGATTGTTATTCCCCCTTCTGCATATGGAGGGTTACAAATTTAAACCTAGAACCCTTTTAGCTCTTAGGGAGTGTTTTTcaaggggctgggctgtgaccCTCagcgtacgtctagactggcatgtttttccgggatacctgccAGTCTCACCTGCCATTGCTTGACATGCCCAGAGGAGGAAGGTGGGTCAGGCTCTAGTCTGTGACTCTGCCCTGACTATTAagtctggctctgctgctccttcCTGGAAACAgcctgggggcaagaggaagagcCTGGCAACAGCCGATACAGGAACCAAACGTGTGGGCATCAGATGAAGCAGTGCAAGACACAAACTCATCCCCCCTCAATCTCTAGCCAGGCTGTTAAAGACGAGGACCCCAACATACAGCAGCCACCCCACAGAACCAGCTGGGCCAAACAGCTAACTCTATTGGGCATCAGTCACCCAAGAGAGGGGAAAAACCTCACTCTGGGGCATTTAAGGAAGCCGAGCATTTTGGTTACCCAGGGTTTGCCTCTAAACTTCTCCCCAGAAGATCCCACTCAGATCTGTACTCCGATAGCAGGATTCAATGCCCTGAGTAcagccccttacaccatgggacccaCAAGCATGTCATTCTCTGGGCCCCTGTGACTCTTGGCTGGTAGATTTACCATGTACACTTCTTGCTGCCCTTCCTCTCAGGGCACTCCCTCCTGGCCCCATCTCTGCAGCTCTCCTGCCGACGAGCATGTGCCTGGCCTGGGGTGGGAATTGGACACAGCCAGCTTTTGCAGCCCTGCCTGAGTCGCCACAGTCTTGGGTAGCAGCTTGCAAGGGTGGCAGATGGGTAGGAATTTTGGTGGTGCCCTGAATGcccatctgcacttgaaagggaatcctctgaactgtcattcatgttaaaattcgacactttccaaaaaggactcaacaaacacttgaactatctcacccattaccaagatagtttccccaattatcacctctaataccattaactcacaaacatcccactctccctacctctaatatcatcaattcacagacacttaccttccttccttcccccccccccccccgcatccccctcctgttctgcaatgtgatttgtccttttcatatgtgttcatttttttttaattgtatcctttggtatatatggttgtgactactttcttccactatttgatctgaggaagtgggtctggcccacgaaagctcatcatctaataaaccatcttgttagtctttaaagtgctacattgtcctgcattttgctgaatGCCCAGAGCctctgttgtacttaaaagaagtactcgggatctttttcagagggataaggcaacatgccacatttattgatcacacatagaataatcaatacttatcatatgcatatgatacatcacactcatgcactctctcacacacacacaagcactctccatcttgttgttaccaaaagttgctcctcctaactgcactggccaggtgagttagatgggggagagggtggagccgggcttctgccgatccggatcgatgctcccattTTGACAAGACGAAAaaccctctgcaagatgcctcctatttatccctctcctgcagccagttagtcatcaactggcctttcttaatgctgcttcaaagagagttcttccaagggctggcacttgctgcttgactcccaaggcatctgtatgtccagtctccttaatgagctcacttttcgggtattgtcttgggtctggctcccagaccttctccacccttgcaactgctgctggaggtgctcccctttcattctccattcacgcctcattcatttcaacagggcaatcaaggaaaggggagagctcaaaagacattttttttttcttacaagatctatatatcttaatacaaagttcaaggagaaatgttccagagattctataagaacacttaacaaagatagatctaaaaggacaagatcttaatacaaaatataatattacagggatttatccacaCCTCCACCCCTCCCACCACTGGCCTAGTAATGGCAGCATTGATTGATGCGAGAAAATCCCTGTGAACAGGGTGGAATCTGCTGAACAACTTTTGCAGCTTTCTTTTTACTTTGGTTAGAGAGCTGGGCAGAGAGATGAGCGGTTAATTTTTCACAGTTCGAATGCAGTATGATTGGATCAGTAGGAtcctagaaccctagaactggaagggacctcgggtggtcatcaagtccagtcccctgccctcatggcagggccaaacacagtctagaccagggctactcaacatgcggcctgtggctcgtttctttgcagcctgcagtgcagtttgggtttacagtgcagtttgggttgatatgtgtttAGTAGTTCAATTTCTGGAcggttgtgaagccaaaacaaaaatgtagtcaatagaatggtcttccaTTGACATGcggtttagtagttaaattcctggactgtcattgctcatgaaaagtgatgtcatatgggtggaaattggggaAATATTGCATGttcttaatatcagcagaactgacttaaatggggcctgtgttgtgtcgtcttgccttaatctttgtattcatgctcatcagtgtgaaagaagctacttGCAtgtacacttaagttgcagccctcagcatgtgctgtattattgtggcccctggggcttccaaagttgagtagccctgatctagaccatccctaacaggcATCTATCTAACCACCTCGTAAATAACTCCAGtaatggagatcccacaacctccctaggcaatttattccagcgtttcaccatcctgacagttaggaactttttcctaatgtccaacctaaacctcccttgctgcaatttaagcccattgctccttgtcctatcatcagaggccaaggagaacaatttttctccatcctccttgtgacacccttttagatactcaaaaactgctattatgtcccctctcagtcttctcctttccaaactaaacaagccctattctttcagtcttccttcataggacatgttttctagacctttaataatttttgttgctcttttctgaacctccaatttttccatgtctttcttgaaatgtggtgccaagaactggacacaatactccaattcaagcctaatcagcacagaataaagcggaagaatgacttctcgcatCTTGAGTAATTGCACATATAATTAGCACCCGTCTTTTCACTGGCAGAACAGCAGAAACTATGGATGTTCCACCAGACCCTACATTTGGAATGTTTCTTTGTCCTGATGAGTTTGGTAAATATACTGTTTACAATCTCATTGGGTGAATAGGATTATTTTGGAATGATGGTGACAAGTTCTGTAATGCAGCAATCTTCTAAGTGCTTTTACACAGTTAGAAATACCTTGAGAATGGAAGATTAAAACACTTAATTTACGGTgcttctacactacagggcttaacttgaaataagctgcacaaattgagctacgtcaattgtgtgccttattttgaaatagcttatttcgaaatagggagcatctacacagcacttatttcaaaatagagcactcttcctctgagtTCCCTGAGTACAATAAGATTTACAGGAATCAGAGTtaagaagtcctcaagcttgacagtattttgatactattttgaaataatggcctgctgtgtagatgcggactaaatttggaatagcactagttattttgaaatagtatggcAGTGTATACGTACCCTTAATGACACTAACATCTTTTAGTCTGTAATTTAAGGTGGACACTACGTATATAAAAATCGTAGTCTCGGGAGGCAGGCACAGCTCAGGCTGAACAGCAAGGGAAGCAGAAAGGGAGTGTGTAAAGCAGAGGGTCTGGCTAAGTAAAATATTCAAATACGTTTCTTGACACAGACAAATACCCTGTGGGAAATGAAAATCCAGCCAGAGCGAAAccagcagagaggggcaggaagCTGCAACAAGTTCAAAAACAGGAAATGAGGAGGAATTTGACAAACAAATAGTTCAGTGTGTGAATACAAACCTCAAGACATTCTTaaggactgtgtctacactggccagttattccggaaaatcagccgcttttccggaataacttgccagctgtctacactggctgcttgaatttctggaaaagcactgacgatctaatgtaaaatcatcagtgcttttccggaaaaacgatgctgctcccgttcaggcaaaagtctttttccggaaaactgttccggaaaagggccagtgcagacagcagagatttcttttccacaaaaaagccccgatcgcgaaaataacgatcggggctttcttgcagaaaagcgcgtctagattggcacggacgcttttccgcaaaaagtgcttttccggaaaagcatcctgccaatctagacgcgctttttccgaaaatgcttttaatggaaaacttttccattaaaagcatttccggaaaatcatgccagcgtagacgtagcctacatatgccaggagcaggcagctggcaATATAATTGGTGGCTCTTTGCCTCACTGGAGCAATTAAGACAAATCAGACCCCTTGCTGTAAAGGAATGAGTTTCTGTGCATCAGTCTCCAGCccaggagatggaggggagaggtctCCCTGGGACCAGCTTGTTTTGTGGCAATCCCAAAGAGGTGTTATCAGTATGTGAGGGGTCAGAACAGGGACTGGAGGAGACTGACCTATGGGAAAGAAAAAAGGCCCAGAAAGACACAGCTCTGAGCTGGGGGGAAATACTGAATGAGggtctgagctgccagcagaaatAAGAACTGGCATTAAAAGCAGCATTAAAGGCAGCGACTCTGCTGGAGACCTAGAGGGGAGCAAATGTCCCAGGTCTACTGGCCAGGGAGATACAGATTGCTGAGCAAGGTACAGACCTGCCAGCCGCACTGCAGCGCCTGCAAACGGGCTGCGATTCTCACTCGCACGGAATGACACGGTGCAAAGAGGATCgtgcggtgctggggggaagggaggcaaagaagcggggagcAAAGGAAAGTGCTGCTTCTGCAAAGGAAACGtgtatccctccccctcccatcttccctctgctccagtctcgctcccctcagccccacgatccccccccagcctcaTCCCCCTGCatcgcagcccccgccccgcacaCACGGGGCTGCAGCAACACGAGCAGCTGGTCTCAGAGTTCGCGCCTCAGGGCTCGCTGCGCAGgcggcccccacccccagcagcagagcatgcGCAGTAGCCACCGCTGAGGCGGCTGCCCTCACTCTGTGCGCAGGCGCAGTCGGGCGTAGCGTTGCGCGCAAGCTGCTTCCGAATTCCCTAGGGAGGGTGGTCTGGGCATGCTCAGTAAGAGctgctgccctcactctgccTTTAGGTGGATTCAAACGCTGCTCCTGGCTCTTTGCAAGCCTTAACAAGGGGCAAATCacagcagggggatgggcaggctATGAGCAGGAATTTATCTACCCTGGGGGGAGGTCAATTTACTTTATAGTGGGGCACAACGGAGGCCGAAAGGGAAAaatcaggcgggggggggggggggttgtgtgattggagctggggggagacagTGGCAGCCCCTATGCGGGGGTTTTGCCCCCACATAGGGAGGGGCAAAGAGGGTAGCAATTACCCAAAGGGGGTCAGTCCCCTGCCAAGTGTGCAAatctgggagaggggggcagagaggggttttTATTTCCCCTTTCAGGGAGGCGCGTgtctgagcacagggcagcttcCCGTTTGCTCTTAAAGGTACAGCTGCCCTAATGCcttaaaaccatcttgttagtctttaaagtgctacatagtcctgtattttgctaatGCCTTGTGTCTCCCTGCTAGCCCCTCCCTCTCTTCACTGCTACAAAACATGGGTCAAAATGCTTGTAAGCAGCTGTGAGGGAGCATAATAGAAATAACATTTGTAAAGGAGTATTGAAATGGGCTAGAAGGATGGGAATGCATTTCAGGGAATCACTGCAAGACAAATATTGAACTGTGATGAGTCTTCATGTATTAACTGATTAGAGACTTTTAAATCCTCAGAGGcttcgtctagattggcatgattttccagaaatgcttttaacggaaaagttttccgttaaaagcatttttagaaaagagcgtctagattggcacggacgcttttccacaaaagcactttttgcggaaaagtgcccgtgccaatctagacgcgcttttccgcaaaaaagcctcaatcttcattttcgcgatcggggcttttttgcggaaaacactactgtgctgtctacactggcccttttccggaacagttttctggaaaaagacttttgcccaaatgggagcagcatagtttttccggaaaagcactgatgattttacattagatcataagtgcttttctggaaattcaagcggccagtgtagacagctggcaagtttttccggaaaagcggctgattttccggaataacttgccagtgtagacacagcccgggtGCTTACAGCATTTTGCCCCATCTACTGTAGCAGTGCAGAAAAGCCGGGATGTGGGGGCCCATttttctcttccagccccagctctggcccaCCCTAAAGTTAATTGATaaccctgccccaggctggaaAATTCCTGCCCATGCGACTTGCCGCCCCTTGTTAATGCTTGTAAAGAGCCGGGAGCAGCGTGCGAATCCACGTAAGGGCAGACTGAGGGCAGCAGCATCAGTAGctcctactgagcatgctcagaacGCTCTAGGCATGGAATGCTGAGAGGCAGCTGAGGCTGGAACGTTGGGTGCAGCTGGCGCCGCACACGA encodes the following:
- the LOC102454365 gene encoding zinc finger protein RFP-like; the protein is MAAESPMESLREEATCPICLEYFTAPVTLECGHNFCQICISQYWEGAGPTASCPQCRATVPQRPLRPNRQLANVVEIARRLSLQDAGGAGVCREHQEVLKLFCEEDQTPICVVCDRSRAHRAHTVVPVEEAAQEYKEKCQARLKTLREEREKLLGWKATGERRSQEYLKQTQAERQRIVAEFQQLRQFLEVQERLLLAQLEKLDEEIVRLQADNVRKLSAQISCLSQLIGELEGKCQQPACEFLQDARSALSRCETGQFQQPEEISLELEKRIGGFSQKATALSESLREFKDTLPFALEGARGKSLGAFRQVTVTLDPDTAHPDLVLSGDRKGVRQADTRKPRPKNPERFDSELCVLGCERFTSGRHCWEVEVGNGGYWAVGVARESVNRKGQISLTPEGGIWAVRLCGEHFLALASPATSLPLSRAPSRIRVCLDCDRGQVTFINAGDEAPIFTFPPGSLLGERIRPWFRVGLGSPLQLCP